A stretch of the Arthrobacter sp. PAMC 25486 genome encodes the following:
- the gatC gene encoding Asp-tRNA(Asn)/Glu-tRNA(Gln) amidotransferase subunit GatC, whose product MAAINRDDVAHLAQLAHIEMNDTELDRMATELAVIVDAVKSVSEAAGADVPATSHPIPLTNVMREDVVGHVLTVDQALSGAPDSADGRFKVPAILEES is encoded by the coding sequence ATGGCTGCGATCAACCGTGACGACGTGGCGCATCTGGCGCAACTCGCTCACATCGAGATGAACGATACGGAACTGGACCGCATGGCCACAGAGCTGGCAGTGATTGTGGATGCAGTCAAGAGCGTCAGCGAGGCTGCAGGGGCCGATGTGCCCGCCACCTCGCACCCGATTCCGCTGACGAATGTCATGCGCGAAGACGTCGTGGGCCACGTGCTCACCGTGGACCAGGCACTGTCCGGCGCCCCGGATTCCGCCGACGGCCGTTTTAAGGTTCCCGCGATTCTGGAGGAAAGCTAA
- the gatA gene encoding Asp-tRNA(Asn)/Glu-tRNA(Gln) amidotransferase subunit GatA yields MSVSALIRSSAAQMAAKLASGEITSVELVQAHLDRIAEVDGGERGIHAFLHVNGDEALAVAADVDARRAAGEELHELAGVPIAIKDLIVTKGQPTTAASKILEGWMSPYDATVIEKIRAARMPMLGKTNLDEFAMGSSTEHSAYGPTRNPWDLDRIPGGSGGGSAAAVAAFEAPLALGTDTGGSIRQPGSVTGTVGVKPTYGAVSRYGAIAMASSLDQIGPVSRTVLDSALLQEVIGGYDAKDSTSLTDPSTGLADAARMGNVAGMKIGIIKELHGEGFQAGVEQRFNESVELLRNAGAEIVEVSCPNFGSALGAYYLIMPSEASSNLAKFDGVRFGMRTLPTEGPLTIERVMGATRAAGFGPEVKRRIILGTYALSAGYYDAYYGSAQKVRTLVQRDFEAAFAQVDVLISPTTPTTAFKLGEKLDDPLSMYLQDVATIPANLAGIPGLTLPGGLAEEDGLPVGIQLLAPAREDARVYRVGAVLEALLEAKWGGPLLNQAPALAATAETVAAEEAN; encoded by the coding sequence ATGAGTGTTTCTGCATTGATCCGATCCAGCGCTGCCCAAATGGCCGCAAAGCTTGCCTCAGGCGAGATCACCTCCGTTGAGCTGGTCCAGGCCCACCTGGACCGCATTGCCGAGGTCGACGGCGGAGAGCGCGGCATCCACGCGTTCCTGCACGTCAACGGCGACGAGGCGCTCGCAGTCGCTGCCGACGTTGACGCCCGCCGCGCCGCCGGCGAGGAGCTGCACGAGCTCGCCGGCGTGCCGATCGCCATCAAGGACCTGATCGTCACGAAGGGCCAGCCCACCACGGCGGCCTCCAAGATCCTCGAGGGCTGGATGAGCCCCTACGACGCCACCGTCATCGAGAAGATCCGCGCCGCCCGCATGCCGATGCTGGGCAAGACGAACCTTGACGAATTCGCCATGGGCTCCTCCACGGAGCACTCTGCCTACGGCCCCACCCGCAACCCGTGGGATCTTGACCGGATCCCCGGCGGTTCCGGCGGCGGCTCGGCTGCAGCTGTTGCGGCCTTTGAAGCCCCCCTCGCATTGGGCACCGACACCGGCGGCTCCATCCGCCAGCCCGGCTCCGTCACCGGAACCGTCGGCGTCAAGCCCACCTATGGTGCTGTTTCGCGCTACGGCGCCATCGCCATGGCCTCCTCGCTGGATCAGATCGGCCCGGTCTCACGCACCGTGCTTGACTCGGCCCTGCTGCAGGAAGTCATCGGCGGCTACGACGCCAAGGACTCCACCTCCCTGACGGACCCCTCCACCGGGCTGGCCGACGCCGCCCGCATGGGCAACGTTGCGGGCATGAAGATCGGCATCATCAAGGAACTGCACGGCGAAGGCTTCCAGGCCGGTGTGGAGCAGCGCTTCAACGAGTCCGTGGAATTACTGCGCAACGCCGGTGCGGAAATCGTTGAGGTCTCCTGCCCCAACTTCGGCTCCGCCCTCGGCGCCTACTACCTGATCATGCCGAGTGAGGCTTCCTCGAACCTTGCCAAGTTCGACGGCGTCCGGTTCGGCATGCGCACCCTGCCCACCGAGGGCCCGCTCACCATTGAGCGCGTCATGGGTGCCACCCGCGCCGCCGGGTTCGGCCCCGAGGTCAAGCGCCGCATCATCCTGGGCACCTATGCCCTGAGCGCCGGCTACTACGACGCCTACTACGGCTCGGCCCAAAAGGTCCGCACCCTGGTGCAGCGCGACTTTGAGGCCGCGTTTGCGCAGGTTGATGTGCTGATCTCCCCGACCACGCCCACCACGGCGTTCAAGCTGGGTGAGAAGTTGGATGACCCGCTGTCCATGTACCTGCAGGACGTTGCCACCATCCCGGCCAACCTTGCCGGCATTCCGGGTCTGACCCTGCCGGGCGGCCTGGCCGAGGAAGACGGCCTGCCCGTTGGCATCCAGCTGCTGGCCCCGGCCCGTGAGGACGCCCGCGTCTACCGTGTCGGCGCCGTGCTGGAAGCCTTGCTTGAGGCCAAGTGGGGCGGGCCACTGCTGAACCAGGCCCCGGCGCTGGCCGCCACCGCCGAAACCGTTGCAGCCGAGGAGGCTAACTAA
- the gatB gene encoding Asp-tRNA(Asn)/Glu-tRNA(Gln) amidotransferase subunit GatB gives MSVDTTLSFEEAMEKYEPVLGFEVHVELNTKTKMFSSAPNVFGDEPNTNVNEVCLGLPGVLPVVNKKAVESSILIGLALNCKIAPHSTFARKQYFYPDTPKNFQTSQYDAPICYDGWIDIELEDGTVFHVEIERAHMEEDAGKLTHMGGSTGRIQGADYSLVDYNRSGVPLVEIVTKTIEGAGSRAPELAKAYVAAIREIVKNLGVSEAKMEHGNVRCDANVSLRPHGQEKLGTRTETKNVNSLRAVENAVKFEIQRHAAVLDSGVPITQETRHWHEDTKSTTSGRPKSDADDYRYFPEPDLVPIVTSAAWVEELRATLPEPPAERRKRLQADWGYTDLEFRDVVNAGLMDEIEETVAAGATAAAARKWWMGEIARRAKLADVDPAALGVTPAVVVEIEKLIASGAINDKLARKVLDGVLEGEGTPTEVVAKRGLAVVSDDGALQTAIDEALAAQPDVAEKIRGGKVQAVGAIVGGVMKVTRGQADAARVRELILKTLGVEG, from the coding sequence ATGAGCGTTGACACCACTTTGAGCTTCGAAGAAGCCATGGAAAAGTACGAACCCGTTCTCGGGTTCGAGGTTCACGTTGAGCTGAACACCAAGACCAAGATGTTCTCCTCCGCCCCGAACGTGTTTGGCGACGAGCCCAACACGAACGTCAACGAAGTGTGCCTGGGCCTGCCCGGAGTACTGCCGGTGGTGAACAAAAAGGCTGTTGAGTCCTCGATCTTGATCGGTTTGGCACTGAACTGCAAGATCGCCCCGCACAGCACCTTTGCGCGCAAGCAGTACTTCTACCCGGACACTCCGAAGAACTTCCAGACCTCCCAGTACGATGCCCCCATCTGCTACGACGGCTGGATCGACATTGAGCTTGAGGACGGCACCGTTTTCCATGTCGAGATCGAACGCGCCCACATGGAGGAGGACGCCGGAAAGCTGACCCACATGGGTGGCTCCACGGGCCGCATCCAAGGTGCCGACTACTCATTGGTGGACTACAACCGTTCAGGTGTGCCGCTGGTGGAAATCGTCACGAAGACCATTGAGGGCGCCGGTTCACGGGCCCCCGAGCTGGCCAAGGCGTATGTTGCGGCCATCCGTGAAATCGTGAAGAACCTGGGCGTTTCCGAGGCCAAGATGGAGCACGGCAACGTCCGTTGCGACGCCAACGTTTCCCTGCGCCCGCACGGCCAGGAGAAGCTCGGCACGCGTACCGAGACGAAGAACGTGAACTCGCTGCGCGCCGTCGAAAACGCCGTGAAGTTCGAGATTCAGCGTCACGCTGCCGTCCTGGACTCCGGTGTGCCGATCACGCAGGAAACACGCCACTGGCACGAGGACACCAAGTCCACCACCTCGGGCCGTCCCAAGTCTGATGCTGACGATTACCGCTACTTCCCGGAACCGGATCTGGTGCCCATCGTCACCAGCGCCGCCTGGGTTGAGGAACTCCGCGCCACCTTGCCTGAGCCGCCCGCCGAGCGCCGCAAGCGCCTGCAGGCTGACTGGGGCTACACGGATCTCGAGTTCCGCGACGTGGTCAACGCCGGGCTCATGGACGAAATCGAGGAGACCGTTGCAGCCGGTGCCACCGCCGCAGCTGCCCGCAAGTGGTGGATGGGCGAGATCGCACGCCGTGCCAAGCTGGCCGACGTCGACCCCGCAGCATTGGGTGTCACACCCGCCGTCGTGGTGGAGATTGAGAAGCTCATCGCCTCGGGCGCCATCAATGACAAGCTGGCCCGCAAGGTGCTCGACGGCGTCCTTGAGGGAGAGGGTACGCCCACCGAGGTTGTGGCCAAGCGTGGCCTGGCCGTGGTCTCCGACGACGGTGCGCTGCAGACCGCGATCGACGAAGCCCTGGCGGCCCAGCCCGATGTTGCGGAGAAGATCCGCGGCGGCAAGGTCCAGGCTGTTGGCGCCATTGTTGGCGGCGTCATGAAGGTCACCCGCGGACAGGCCGACGCGGCCCGCGTGCGTGAGCTGATCCTGAAGACCCTGGGCGTGGAAGGCTAA
- a CDS encoding glycoside hydrolase domain-containing protein: protein MGDWDKLLYGNHRIVVAVEDVPAGRRAVTVDLPWRRQDADPADIDVIVMSGASGARVRNVVAVERSQASGTFIFEPVDGAGIYYFYYLPYAMAGRSHYPQAHYLPARPTADPAWVNGVSTSVWSAEQGLRGSLAPAATALRYESASEWDNFAPMNFTATDEELAALHDGHPGAAFMLFAQDRRHPISMKSAVPAHWAIQGPTAVAGDGRAAETLSLPAQPGEDHIIQLGLYARAGLSRVTVEVAANSDGEPVAARCLNTSGVDRLGQPFVQQLEVEEGAVQALFIVVPVPESAAGSSLEAVITVTTSAGSAELLVMLDVALEAEADIAAGGYGDPRELRRLAWLDSTLAQDDELVAPFTAVRLDERKRTLHILGRSMELAPNGLPAQLQSTFTSAVTAVDGPARSLLLEPLSVLPELAGAGAAWEFSPLSFTAFGPARVGWGCTWTSPDTPLRVTVEGQLESDGAASFAVRLAVPQGAGPVELEDVSLTMVLDAESVPFSMGLGVPGGTRPAAIDWSWDVASKNQDSLWLGDSNIGVQVALRDDNYERPLNTNFYREKPLIAPKSWAKPELEGQGAGVTLKEVGGATGRDAVVLNAFSGARTMAPGDSLNYGFRLLLTPFKPIDPARQLRNRYFHDQGSVADIAATGASVINIHHATELAPFINDPLLHADALAAYTAEAHAAGLKVKVYDTVRELTGHSPDLLPMMSLGHEIFNDGPGEGHIWPQEHAGANYVSAWYAPNVDDIAVVTAGESRLQNWYIQGLDELVRRTGLDGIYLDDIAFDRHAMKRVRKVLAARCDEPEIDIHSANQYNERDGFASSANMYMDLLPYTDRLWLGEYFDYDNTDPAYWLVEVSGIPFGLMGEMLEGGGNPWRGMVYGMTGRAPRVDNRALWELWAAHGLADAPMVGHWAREIPVRTSHPEVLATSWITPTGLVTALASWAPEAVSVTLDFAPDFTHLAGSAIEAPAVAGFQDAAAFGAGGAITVGPRQGTILVIKDS from the coding sequence TTGGGGGACTGGGACAAACTCCTTTATGGCAACCATCGGATAGTTGTGGCGGTGGAAGACGTGCCGGCAGGACGCCGCGCAGTCACCGTTGATCTGCCGTGGCGCCGCCAGGACGCTGACCCCGCAGACATTGATGTCATCGTGATGTCCGGTGCATCAGGGGCACGGGTGCGCAACGTCGTTGCCGTCGAGCGGAGCCAGGCCAGCGGGACGTTCATCTTTGAACCCGTCGACGGCGCAGGGATCTATTACTTCTACTATCTGCCTTACGCCATGGCTGGCAGGTCGCATTATCCGCAGGCACACTACCTGCCCGCCCGTCCGACGGCGGACCCCGCCTGGGTGAATGGCGTGTCCACAAGCGTGTGGTCGGCCGAGCAGGGCTTGCGCGGCAGCCTGGCCCCTGCTGCCACGGCATTGCGTTACGAGTCCGCCAGCGAATGGGACAATTTTGCCCCCATGAACTTCACTGCCACGGACGAGGAACTTGCAGCCCTGCACGATGGGCATCCTGGTGCCGCCTTCATGCTGTTCGCACAGGACCGCCGCCACCCCATTTCCATGAAGTCGGCTGTCCCCGCCCACTGGGCAATACAGGGCCCCACTGCCGTGGCCGGGGACGGCCGGGCCGCTGAGACACTCAGCCTGCCGGCCCAGCCGGGGGAGGACCACATTATTCAGTTGGGGCTCTACGCGCGCGCCGGACTGTCACGGGTGACGGTGGAGGTTGCCGCCAATTCCGACGGCGAGCCGGTGGCTGCCCGCTGTCTGAACACCTCCGGGGTGGACAGGCTGGGCCAGCCCTTCGTTCAGCAACTGGAGGTGGAGGAGGGGGCCGTCCAGGCACTGTTCATTGTGGTTCCGGTTCCTGAATCAGCTGCCGGGTCCTCCCTGGAGGCCGTCATTACGGTAACCACGAGCGCAGGCAGCGCCGAGTTGCTTGTCATGCTCGACGTCGCCCTGGAAGCCGAAGCAGACATCGCCGCCGGCGGATACGGCGACCCCCGCGAACTGCGGCGCCTGGCTTGGCTGGACTCCACGTTGGCGCAGGACGACGAACTCGTGGCACCGTTTACCGCCGTTCGGCTCGATGAACGCAAGCGCACGCTGCACATCCTCGGCAGGAGCATGGAACTCGCCCCCAACGGACTGCCGGCGCAACTGCAGTCGACCTTCACGTCCGCAGTGACCGCCGTGGATGGACCGGCCCGCTCGCTGCTGCTGGAACCGCTGTCGGTGCTGCCTGAACTGGCCGGTGCCGGTGCGGCATGGGAGTTCTCCCCGCTGTCCTTCACCGCGTTCGGTCCGGCCAGGGTGGGTTGGGGCTGTACCTGGACCAGCCCCGACACGCCCCTGCGGGTCACGGTGGAAGGGCAGCTGGAGTCCGACGGCGCTGCCTCCTTCGCCGTCCGACTGGCCGTCCCGCAAGGGGCTGGCCCCGTGGAGCTGGAGGATGTTTCCCTGACCATGGTGCTTGATGCTGAGTCCGTTCCGTTCTCGATGGGGCTGGGCGTTCCCGGCGGGACCCGGCCAGCCGCCATCGACTGGAGCTGGGACGTCGCCAGCAAGAACCAGGACTCTCTGTGGCTCGGTGACAGCAACATCGGTGTCCAGGTGGCCCTGCGGGACGACAACTATGAACGCCCGCTGAACACCAACTTCTACCGCGAGAAGCCGCTCATCGCGCCAAAATCATGGGCAAAGCCGGAACTGGAGGGCCAGGGTGCCGGGGTCACACTCAAGGAGGTTGGCGGCGCAACGGGACGTGACGCCGTCGTGCTTAACGCCTTCAGCGGGGCACGTACCATGGCGCCGGGGGACAGCCTGAATTACGGTTTCCGCCTGCTGCTGACGCCGTTCAAGCCGATAGACCCGGCCCGCCAGCTGCGCAACCGGTACTTCCACGACCAGGGCTCCGTGGCCGACATTGCGGCAACCGGCGCGAGCGTCATCAACATCCACCACGCCACCGAACTGGCACCCTTCATCAACGACCCGCTGCTGCATGCAGATGCGCTGGCCGCCTACACGGCAGAGGCACACGCGGCCGGGCTGAAGGTCAAGGTTTACGACACGGTGCGGGAGCTGACGGGGCACAGCCCGGACCTGCTGCCCATGATGTCCCTCGGTCACGAGATCTTCAATGACGGCCCGGGTGAAGGGCATATTTGGCCGCAGGAACACGCTGGCGCAAACTATGTCTCAGCCTGGTATGCGCCCAATGTAGATGACATTGCCGTGGTGACGGCGGGGGAATCTCGCCTGCAGAACTGGTACATCCAGGGGTTGGATGAGCTGGTGCGCCGGACCGGGCTGGACGGCATTTACCTTGATGACATCGCCTTTGACCGGCACGCCATGAAGCGGGTCCGCAAGGTGCTGGCTGCCCGCTGCGACGAGCCGGAAATCGACATCCACTCCGCTAACCAGTACAACGAACGTGACGGCTTTGCCTCCTCCGCCAACATGTACATGGACCTGCTGCCGTACACGGACAGGCTGTGGCTTGGCGAGTACTTTGACTATGACAACACCGACCCCGCGTACTGGTTGGTGGAGGTTTCCGGCATCCCGTTCGGGCTCATGGGGGAGATGCTGGAAGGCGGCGGAAACCCCTGGCGCGGAATGGTCTACGGTATGACCGGCCGTGCACCGCGCGTGGACAACCGGGCCCTGTGGGAATTGTGGGCGGCCCATGGTCTGGCCGATGCTCCCATGGTGGGGCACTGGGCCCGGGAAATTCCCGTGCGCACCAGCCACCCCGAGGTGCTCGCCACCTCATGGATCACGCCCACCGGACTGGTCACGGCCCTGGCCAGCTGGGCGCCGGAAGCCGTGTCCGTGACACTGGACTTTGCCCCGGATTTTACGCACCTGGCCGGATCCGCCATTGAGGCCCCGGCTGTGGCCGGCTTCCAGGACGCGGCGGCGTTTGGCGCCGGCGGCGCCATCACCGTGGGGCCGCGTCAGGGCACGATCCTGGTGATCAAGGACAGCTGA
- a CDS encoding glycosyl hydrolase family 28-related protein: protein MLTLPFHGTLEAWEIVFDRSAVTSTMNYRAVEASMGTNTSTQSSIIPWSRHKPLPASQLGTDTVGFHAAAATSQDPATLPVHAADRLLVNVTDFGADPSGVQDSAAAVWDAICHAKALGSPVTVVFPTGRYTIYSHDAPKRELYVSNTVGRFGEFKVKNIAILIEDMHDVIVDGMGSEVSFHGRQTQFAVIRSTDVSIKNFSTDWHAPLVVDLTVMASGVEGGFGFRDIRVPAGVTVDIHGATATFSGETSPSTGLPYWSHSPEVATEWQNQIRDLASGLTLRSPLPLWEDSRSVTAMGTDMLRISYNSAEDPGDSGKVYELRQRPRDTPGGFVWESTRVELKNLALHYLHGFGIVGQFSRDVSLDGLVLRTKPGTWRQTAGLADFIQLSGIAGKAQITNCLFDNPHDDPINIHGTYVQVESIDRGSRTVTLQYMERDSAGFPQFYPGDELRFVKRATMLSDGADDYKVVAVTGPTGTDTSHDLERMTITVDKDLPANLAVGSHVAENMTYTPEVYIAGNTFKSAPTRGILVTTPKAVLIERNHFDQMGMASIYISADADYWYESSGVTNATIRNNVFDRPAAGWAAIWFDPTNVASEPVRTVHSNVSIDANRFMILPGGSLVKGKSVAGLSFTNNVVGHYAPRTDAPGACAEALFDFAASSGLAFAGNDYAPGFNVIATIRAMPAEEVDGDADGVAINTSNTPQRRDCADIAGVVPGAGELLAPLAEPVWSGVTFGAPASELAWLTHAPAGTTHADVVLVAAATGTSVHANYNDSKLTVPHGGSCRLELVPGPNILEVRTLSADGRSGQTYRWVIIAE, encoded by the coding sequence GTGCTGACGCTGCCTTTTCATGGCACGCTTGAAGCGTGGGAGATCGTATTTGACCGTTCCGCAGTCACCAGCACCATGAACTATCGAGCCGTGGAGGCAAGCATGGGGACCAACACGTCCACCCAGTCCAGCATCATCCCGTGGTCACGCCACAAACCCCTGCCAGCCTCACAGCTGGGCACGGACACGGTGGGCTTCCACGCCGCTGCGGCAACAAGCCAGGATCCAGCGACGCTCCCCGTTCACGCTGCTGATCGGCTCCTCGTCAATGTCACGGATTTCGGCGCCGACCCGTCCGGCGTGCAGGATTCTGCCGCAGCCGTTTGGGACGCCATCTGCCACGCCAAGGCGCTGGGTTCGCCAGTCACGGTTGTTTTTCCCACGGGCCGCTACACGATCTACTCACATGACGCACCCAAGCGTGAGCTGTACGTCTCCAACACTGTGGGCAGGTTCGGAGAATTCAAGGTCAAGAATATTGCGATCCTGATCGAGGACATGCATGACGTCATCGTCGACGGCATGGGCTCGGAGGTGTCCTTCCATGGGCGCCAAACACAATTTGCGGTCATTCGTTCCACGGATGTGAGCATCAAGAACTTCAGCACTGATTGGCATGCCCCGCTGGTTGTTGACTTGACGGTGATGGCCAGTGGTGTGGAGGGTGGATTTGGTTTCCGCGACATCAGGGTTCCTGCCGGTGTCACGGTGGACATCCACGGGGCCACCGCCACTTTTTCCGGGGAAACCAGTCCGTCCACAGGTCTGCCGTACTGGTCCCACAGCCCCGAAGTGGCCACCGAATGGCAGAACCAGATTCGAGACCTGGCCAGCGGACTGACCCTGCGTTCACCGCTTCCCCTCTGGGAAGATTCCCGCTCCGTGACGGCAATGGGCACCGACATGCTGCGCATCAGCTACAACTCCGCTGAAGACCCGGGCGATTCCGGCAAGGTCTACGAGCTGCGCCAGCGCCCGCGCGACACACCCGGCGGATTTGTCTGGGAGTCCACCCGCGTAGAGCTGAAAAACCTGGCACTGCACTACCTTCACGGCTTCGGCATTGTGGGCCAGTTCAGCCGTGACGTGTCCCTTGACGGATTGGTCTTGCGCACCAAACCTGGCACGTGGCGCCAGACTGCCGGATTGGCGGACTTCATCCAGCTCTCAGGCATCGCCGGCAAGGCACAGATCACGAACTGCCTCTTCGACAACCCGCACGATGACCCCATCAACATCCACGGCACCTACGTCCAGGTGGAGAGCATAGACCGCGGCAGCCGCACCGTGACCTTGCAGTATATGGAACGTGATTCCGCCGGATTCCCGCAGTTCTACCCGGGTGACGAGCTCCGGTTCGTCAAGCGTGCCACCATGCTCTCCGACGGGGCCGATGACTACAAGGTTGTGGCCGTGACCGGGCCTACGGGCACGGACACCTCCCATGATTTGGAACGGATGACCATCACGGTGGATAAGGACCTGCCGGCGAATCTGGCAGTTGGCAGCCATGTGGCAGAGAACATGACATACACGCCCGAGGTCTACATTGCCGGCAACACTTTCAAGTCGGCACCCACCCGGGGCATCCTCGTCACAACCCCCAAGGCGGTGCTTATTGAGCGCAACCATTTTGACCAGATGGGTATGGCCAGCATCTACATCTCCGCCGATGCGGATTATTGGTACGAATCCAGCGGCGTCACCAACGCAACCATCCGCAACAACGTCTTTGACCGGCCTGCTGCCGGTTGGGCCGCCATTTGGTTCGACCCCACCAACGTTGCGTCCGAGCCTGTGCGAACAGTTCACAGCAACGTCAGTATTGACGCCAACCGTTTTATGATCCTGCCCGGCGGGTCCTTGGTGAAGGGCAAGTCGGTGGCGGGGCTGTCGTTCACCAACAACGTGGTGGGCCACTACGCACCCAGGACGGATGCGCCCGGGGCCTGCGCGGAGGCACTCTTCGACTTCGCAGCCAGCAGCGGTCTGGCCTTCGCCGGCAACGACTACGCACCAGGCTTTAACGTCATCGCCACGATCAGGGCGATGCCTGCCGAGGAAGTGGACGGTGACGCAGACGGCGTCGCAATCAATACCTCCAACACGCCGCAGCGTCGCGACTGCGCAGATATAGCCGGCGTTGTCCCCGGGGCTGGCGAGCTGCTGGCCCCGCTCGCCGAGCCAGTCTGGTCGGGCGTTACCTTCGGTGCTCCTGCATCGGAACTGGCATGGCTTACGCACGCCCCCGCCGGAACAACGCATGCAGACGTCGTCCTGGTGGCGGCAGCGACCGGCACCTCGGTGCACGCCAACTACAACGACAGCAAGCTCACCGTTCCGCACGGCGGAAGCTGCCGACTCGAACTGGTGCCGGGCCCCAATATCCTTGAGGTGCGGACCTTGTCTGCCGACGGGCGTTCGGGCCAGACGTACCGTTGGGTCATCATCGCCGAATAG
- a CDS encoding ABC transporter permease subunit, whose amino-acid sequence MLLMMIPGVLFLALFFYIPILGNVIAFQDYQPYLGISASDWVGMSNFIDLYFNPDFWVAFKNTMVLAVWQLLFFFPVPLALALVVDSLVSTKIRRWFQSLVYLPHFLSWVLVIALFQQVLGGAGLVNNMLRDFGLDTIPFMTNPDTFPLLATIQLIWKECGWAMIIFLASLAAIDGSLYEAAAADGAGRWRRMWHITMPGLRSIIVLLLILRIGDILSVGFEQFLLQHDAVGAGAAEVLDTFTYFTGVVGGGWSVGAAAGLAKGVVAALLIWGANTLAHRFGEPGIFQKKVS is encoded by the coding sequence ATGCTCCTCATGATGATTCCTGGCGTATTGTTTCTGGCACTGTTCTTTTACATCCCGATTTTGGGCAACGTCATTGCCTTTCAGGACTACCAGCCGTACCTGGGGATCTCCGCCAGCGACTGGGTGGGGATGTCGAACTTCATTGACCTGTATTTCAACCCGGATTTCTGGGTAGCCTTCAAGAACACCATGGTGCTGGCAGTCTGGCAGCTGCTGTTCTTCTTCCCGGTGCCGTTGGCGCTGGCCCTTGTGGTCGACTCGCTCGTCAGCACCAAGATCCGCCGCTGGTTCCAGTCCCTCGTCTACCTGCCGCACTTCCTGTCCTGGGTGCTGGTCATCGCCTTGTTCCAGCAGGTTTTGGGCGGGGCAGGCCTGGTGAACAACATGCTGCGCGACTTTGGACTGGACACCATCCCGTTCATGACCAACCCTGACACCTTCCCGCTGCTGGCAACGATCCAGCTCATCTGGAAGGAATGTGGCTGGGCCATGATCATCTTCCTGGCGTCGCTCGCCGCCATCGACGGCTCACTCTATGAGGCCGCTGCAGCCGACGGTGCCGGCCGCTGGCGCCGCATGTGGCACATCACGATGCCGGGGCTGCGCTCCATCATCGTGTTGCTGCTGATCTTGCGCATTGGCGACATCCTCTCCGTCGGTTTCGAGCAGTTCCTGCTGCAGCACGACGCAGTGGGTGCAGGCGCCGCGGAAGTCCTTGACACCTTCACCTACTTCACCGGTGTTGTTGGTGGTGGCTGGAGCGTTGGTGCTGCCGCAGGCCTGGCCAAGGGCGTGGTTGCTGCACTGCTTATCTGGGGCGCAAACACACTGGCTCACCGCTTCGGCGAACCCGGCATCTTCCAGAAGAAGGTCAGCTAG